The following coding sequences are from one Verrucosispora sp. WMMD573 window:
- a CDS encoding histidine phosphatase family protein — MNGIPTPTEIVLVRHARSVPPTADGPDDFTRPLTRDGLRQAQELAPALTELRPAAVWSSPYRRAIQTVQPTADALGLPVHTLAELREWDDGLAFTEVWESHYARSWAELSHARPGGESLAQLGIRAVAALRTLVRHHPGRIVVVGSHGTFICRALAGFGVPVDWAAARQMPMPAVYRLRFTNPRTSPEVSRWT; from the coding sequence ATGAACGGCATCCCGACACCGACCGAGATCGTGCTGGTCCGGCACGCCCGCTCCGTCCCGCCGACCGCCGACGGTCCGGACGATTTCACCCGCCCGCTGACCAGGGACGGGCTGCGGCAGGCGCAGGAGCTGGCGCCCGCGCTCACCGAGCTACGGCCGGCGGCGGTCTGGTCCAGCCCGTACCGGCGCGCGATCCAGACCGTCCAGCCGACGGCCGACGCGCTCGGCCTGCCCGTGCACACCCTGGCCGAACTGCGCGAGTGGGACGACGGCCTCGCCTTCACCGAGGTCTGGGAGTCGCATTACGCCAGGAGCTGGGCGGAGCTTTCCCACGCCCGCCCGGGCGGAGAGAGCCTAGCGCAGCTCGGCATCCGCGCCGTCGCCGCGCTGCGGACGCTCGTACGCCACCACCCTGGCCGGATCGTTGTCGTCGGGAGCCACGGCACCTTCATCTGCCGGGCGCTGGCTGGCTTCGGCGTGCCGGTCGACTGGGCCGCGGCGCGCCAGATGCCGATGCCCGCGGTCTACCGACTTCGCTTCACCAACCCGCGCACCAGCCCCGAGGTGTCCCGCTGGACCTGA
- a CDS encoding S-methyl-5'-thioadenosine phosphorylase — protein sequence MSPSAELAVIGGSGLYALLDGATEHVVQTPYGAPSDAVTIAYVGGRTVAFLPRHGRDHRHPAHRIPYRANLWALRSLGVRQILAPCAVGGLRPELGPGTFVVPDQLVDRTSGRVQTYYEQGAVHVSFADPYCPVGRRTLLAAANGRSVPAHDGGTMVVVEGPRFSTRAESRWYATVGGAVINMTGHPEAVLARELALCYSSIALVTDLDAGVASGHGVTQQEVFRVFGENTERLRGLLLDAVAALPVKRNCPCPHSLDGISLPIELP from the coding sequence GTGTCCCCATCCGCAGAACTCGCCGTCATCGGTGGCTCGGGTCTCTACGCGCTGCTCGACGGCGCCACCGAACACGTCGTCCAGACGCCGTACGGTGCGCCATCCGACGCGGTGACGATCGCCTACGTCGGCGGCCGTACGGTGGCGTTCCTCCCTCGACACGGCCGCGACCACCGGCACCCTGCGCACCGGATTCCCTACCGGGCCAACCTGTGGGCGCTGCGGTCGCTCGGGGTACGCCAGATACTCGCGCCGTGTGCCGTCGGTGGCCTGCGGCCGGAACTAGGGCCCGGCACGTTCGTGGTGCCCGATCAACTCGTCGACCGGACCAGCGGCCGGGTGCAGACGTACTACGAGCAGGGTGCGGTACACGTCTCCTTCGCCGACCCGTACTGCCCGGTCGGTCGGCGTACCCTGCTCGCGGCTGCCAACGGCCGCTCGGTGCCCGCCCACGACGGCGGAACCATGGTGGTGGTCGAGGGGCCGCGCTTCTCCACCCGCGCCGAATCCCGGTGGTACGCGACGGTCGGCGGCGCGGTCATCAACATGACCGGCCACCCGGAGGCGGTTCTCGCCCGGGAGTTGGCTCTCTGCTACAGCTCGATCGCCCTGGTGACCGATCTGGACGCCGGCGTGGCGAGCGGCCACGGGGTGACCCAGCAGGAGGTGTTCCGGGTCTTCGGCGAGAACACCGAGCGGCTGCGCGGGCTGCTGCTCGACGCGGTAGCCGCACTTCCGGTGAAGCGGAACTGTCCCTGTCCGCACAGCCTGGACGGCATCAGCCTCCCGATCGAGCTGCCCTGA
- a CDS encoding NAD-dependent epimerase/dehydratase family protein, protein MTHVLVTGGAGFIGTHVVAALHRAGHQVSVVDAGHPGAHRARLPETVAGAPLCRADLRDRAAVAAALTGVDVVVHQAAMVGLGVDLDDLPEYVGCNDLGTAVLLAEMARAGIHRLVLASSMVVYGEGAYTCARHGAVRPAPRAATDLAARRFEPACSACGAALEPGLVDEEAPLDPRSVYAATKVAQEHLTAAWCRQTGGTAVALRYHNVYGPGMPRDTPYSGVAAIFRSALAAGRAPRVFEDGRQRRDFVHVDDVAAANVAAVTATGSRAGWRAYNVASGHPASIGEMAAELSRAAGGPAPVVTGEFRLGDVRHVVASPARAQAELGFRAAVRLADGVRQFAHAPLRG, encoded by the coding sequence GTGACCCACGTACTCGTCACCGGCGGAGCCGGTTTCATCGGGACCCATGTCGTCGCCGCGCTGCACCGCGCCGGTCACCAGGTGTCCGTAGTGGACGCCGGCCACCCCGGCGCGCACCGCGCGCGACTGCCGGAGACCGTGGCCGGCGCCCCGCTGTGCCGGGCCGACCTGCGCGACCGGGCCGCCGTCGCCGCCGCCCTGACCGGCGTCGACGTGGTGGTGCACCAGGCGGCCATGGTCGGGCTCGGCGTGGACCTCGACGACCTGCCCGAGTACGTCGGCTGCAACGATCTCGGCACCGCCGTGCTCCTCGCCGAGATGGCCCGTGCGGGCATCCACCGGCTGGTGCTGGCCAGCTCGATGGTCGTCTACGGCGAGGGCGCCTACACCTGCGCCCGGCACGGTGCGGTACGCCCCGCCCCACGCGCCGCCACCGACCTGGCCGCCCGGCGCTTCGAGCCCGCCTGCTCCGCCTGCGGCGCGGCCCTGGAGCCGGGACTCGTCGACGAGGAGGCACCACTGGACCCGCGCAGCGTGTACGCCGCCACCAAGGTCGCCCAGGAGCACCTCACGGCGGCCTGGTGCCGGCAGACCGGTGGCACCGCGGTGGCGCTGCGGTACCACAACGTGTACGGGCCCGGCATGCCGCGCGATACGCCGTACAGCGGCGTCGCGGCGATCTTCCGGTCCGCGCTGGCGGCGGGACGTGCCCCGCGGGTGTTCGAGGACGGTCGCCAGCGACGCGACTTCGTCCACGTCGACGACGTGGCGGCGGCCAACGTCGCTGCGGTGACGGCCACCGGCAGCCGTGCCGGCTGGCGGGCCTACAACGTCGCCTCCGGCCACCCGGCCAGCATCGGTGAGATGGCCGCCGAACTCTCCCGGGCCGCCGGCGGGCCCGCGCCGGTGGTCACCGGTGAGTTCCGGCTCGGCGACGTACGCCACGTGGTCGCCTCGCCGGCCCGTGCCCAGGCCGAACTCGGATTCCGCGCGGCGGTCCGGCTGGCCGACGGAGTCCGGCAGTTCGCCCACGCACCGCTGCGCGGATGA
- a CDS encoding glycosyltransferase family 2 protein: protein MTDVVLPCRNEAPALPGLLARIPAGYRPIVVDNGSTDDSAGVARAHGAEVISVAEPGYGAAVHAGVVAADPADGVVCVMDADGSFDPAQLPRLAACVRTGQAQLATGRRRPVGRGVWPLHARAANAVLAHRLRRTTGLKVHDIGPMRAVRRDDLLALGLRDRRFGYPLELLIAADRAGWRVVEIDVDYQPRAAGTRSKVTGTVLGTARAIRDMSAVLAR, encoded by the coding sequence ATGACCGATGTGGTTCTTCCCTGCCGGAACGAGGCACCGGCCCTGCCCGGCCTGCTGGCCCGGATACCGGCCGGCTACCGGCCGATCGTGGTGGACAACGGCTCCACCGACGACTCTGCCGGGGTGGCCCGCGCCCACGGCGCGGAGGTGATAAGCGTCGCCGAGCCGGGCTACGGCGCCGCCGTGCACGCCGGTGTCGTGGCGGCCGACCCCGCCGACGGGGTGGTGTGCGTGATGGACGCCGACGGCTCCTTCGACCCGGCGCAACTGCCCCGGCTGGCCGCGTGTGTCCGCACCGGTCAGGCGCAGCTGGCCACCGGCCGACGCCGCCCGGTCGGCCGGGGCGTGTGGCCGCTGCACGCCCGGGCCGCCAACGCCGTCCTCGCCCACCGGCTGCGCCGCACCACCGGCCTGAAGGTTCACGACATCGGCCCGATGCGGGCGGTGCGCCGCGACGACCTGCTGGCGTTGGGGCTGCGCGACCGGCGGTTCGGCTACCCGTTGGAGCTGCTGATCGCGGCGGACCGGGCCGGTTGGCGGGTAGTCGAGATCGACGTCGACTACCAGCCGAGGGCGGCCGGCACCCGCTCGAAGGTGACCGGCACCGTGCTCGGCACCGCCCGTGCCATCCGCGACATGAGTGCGGTGCTGGCCCGGTGA